The Blattabacterium cuenoti genomic sequence TACTTCAAAGTTGTTCCTTCTAAATAAGGAATACTATTTTTATCTACTAATATTCTCATTTCTTGAGATTGAAAAAGGCTATCTCCTTTCTTTTTTTCTTTATCAAAAGATAGTTGATACGACATACCTGTACATCCTCCGCTTTTAACTCCAAGCCTTACAAAAGAGGCATTTTCAGAAAAACCTTCTTCTTTCATCAAAGAGACTAATTTAGTTTTCGCATTTTCAGATATAAAAACCATAATATTTGCAAATTTAAAATTAAAGAT encodes the following:
- a CDS encoding HesB/IscA family protein yields the protein MVFISENAKTKLVSLMKEEGFSENASFVRLGVKSGGCTGMSYQLSFDKEKKKGDSLFQSQEMRILVDKNSIPYLEGTTLKYSDGLNGKGFYFENPNAKHTCGCGKSFSS